The Antarcticibacterium sp. 1MA-6-2 genome has a window encoding:
- a CDS encoding type I restriction endonuclease, whose amino-acid sequence METLSFKEDHISQLPALKMLINLGYTYLHPKVALKARNGKFSNVLLEPVLRDRLKKINTLKVSSSRSAEFSDANLAAGILALKQVSMAEGYIAASEKIYELLTLGKALEQSIDGDKKSFTLQYIDWKNPANNVYHVTEEYEVARTGSKETYRPDLVLFVNGIPLSIIECKRPDIKKPIAQAISQHLRNQQEDGIRGLYIYAQSLVSISTDLGRYATLATPEKFWAHWEEKFESKKEEDHINEKIYRLKNQQLSSEARKEIFRDRPEVADFFYSLDADSVLPAPQDFYLYGLCSPTRLLDFVFNFILYDNGEKKIARYQQFFAIKKALRQVRQIEGGKRKGGVIWHTQGSGKSLTMVMLAQAILLESSIKNPKIILVTDRTELDDQISKTFAKCDVPVEKAANC is encoded by the coding sequence ATGGAAACGCTCAGCTTTAAAGAAGATCATATTTCTCAACTTCCGGCACTTAAGATGCTTATCAACTTAGGCTACACCTATTTACATCCTAAGGTGGCACTGAAAGCCCGTAACGGCAAATTCAGTAACGTGCTGTTGGAACCTGTTCTGAGGGATCGATTAAAGAAGATTAATACTTTAAAAGTCTCATCCAGCCGTAGTGCCGAATTTAGTGATGCCAATTTAGCGGCGGGAATTCTCGCTTTAAAGCAGGTTTCTATGGCAGAGGGTTATATTGCGGCTTCAGAAAAAATTTATGAGCTACTCACCTTGGGAAAGGCTTTAGAACAAAGTATAGATGGGGACAAAAAAAGCTTTACGCTGCAGTACATTGATTGGAAAAATCCCGCAAACAATGTCTACCACGTTACCGAAGAATATGAGGTGGCCCGTACCGGAAGCAAAGAAACCTACAGGCCAGACCTGGTCTTGTTTGTGAACGGGATTCCACTTTCCATCATTGAATGTAAACGACCAGACATTAAGAAACCTATTGCCCAGGCTATTTCACAGCACTTAAGAAATCAGCAGGAAGATGGAATAAGGGGCTTATATATTTATGCACAGTCTTTAGTAAGTATTTCAACAGACTTGGGGCGGTATGCCACTCTTGCTACTCCCGAGAAATTTTGGGCACACTGGGAAGAAAAGTTTGAAAGTAAAAAAGAGGAAGATCATATAAATGAAAAAATATATCGATTGAAAAATCAGCAGCTGTCGTCGGAGGCAAGAAAAGAAATTTTTAGAGACCGTCCTGAAGTAGCTGATTTCTTCTACAGTCTTGACGCGGATTCTGTTTTACCTGCACCTCAGGATTTTTACTTGTATGGCCTGTGCAGCCCAACCCGTCTTCTTGATTTCGTATTCAATTTTATCCTCTATGATAATGGTGAGAAAAAAATCGCCCGGTACCAGCAGTTCTTTGCAATAAAGAAAGCTTTGCGGCAGGTGCGCCAAATAGAAGGCGGCAAACGAAAGGGCGGAGTTATCTGGCATACTCAGGGAAGCGGCAAATCATTAACCATGGTGATGTTGGCACAGGCAATTCTTTTGGAATCTTCTATTAAAAATCCGAAAATAATATTGGTTACAGATCGTACTGAACTGGATGATCAAATATCCAAAACCTTTGCTAAATGCGATGTTCCGGTGGAAAAAGCAGCTAATTGCTAG